Proteins from one Salinispora arenicola genomic window:
- a CDS encoding acyl-CoA dehydrogenase family protein: MTTTEDSRSAPGGASTERPGVPGPGGPPLAEAGPVSEKEARRVAEAARETSWDRPSFGKELFLGRFRLDLIEPWPRPAAPDTARADEFLGRLRDYLTSEVDGAGIERDAAIPDEVFQGLSRLGAFGMKIDPSYGGLGLSNLHYCRALMLAGSVSPAIGALLSAHQSIGVPQPLKMFGTAAQKQRFLPRLAAGAVSAFLLTEPDVGSDPARLATTAEPTPDGTGYRLNGVKLWATNGTVATLLVVMARVPASAGRRGGITAFVVESDTEGITVERRNAFLGLRGLENSQTRFHDVFVPNENVIGGEGKGLKIALTTLNTGRLSLPAMCVGAGKWALNVAREWSAERVQWGRSVGDHEAVAQKLAFIAATTYGMETMLDLCCLLADDDRNDIRIEAALVKLYASEMAWRVVDELLQIRGGRGYETAESLRARGERPAEVEQLLRDLRINRIFEGSTEIMHLLIAREAVDAHLSVAGDIIDPDAGLGRRARAGARAGAFYAKWLPTLAVGRGQAPRAYAEFGPLAGHVRQVERFSRKLARSTFYAMSRWQGKMERKQVFLGRVVDIGAELFAMSAVCVRAVAERAAHPENVELADLFCRQARARVEALFVALWDNTDSVDAMAAKRILAGRYAALEDGIITPAADLPWVAGWTPGPSTETDVRRRIPPPD; encoded by the coding sequence GTGACCACGACGGAAGACAGCCGGTCCGCACCGGGAGGCGCCAGCACCGAGCGGCCCGGTGTTCCGGGCCCGGGCGGTCCGCCGCTCGCCGAGGCCGGTCCGGTCAGCGAGAAGGAGGCCCGCCGGGTCGCCGAGGCGGCGCGGGAGACGTCCTGGGATCGTCCGAGTTTCGGCAAGGAACTCTTCCTCGGCCGCTTCCGGCTCGACCTGATCGAGCCCTGGCCGCGCCCAGCCGCACCGGACACCGCCCGGGCCGACGAGTTCCTTGGCCGGCTACGTGACTACCTGACCTCCGAGGTGGACGGTGCGGGGATCGAACGGGACGCCGCTATCCCGGACGAGGTGTTCCAGGGGCTGTCCCGGCTCGGCGCCTTCGGGATGAAGATCGACCCGTCGTACGGCGGGTTGGGGTTGAGTAACCTGCACTACTGCCGGGCGCTGATGCTGGCCGGCTCGGTCAGCCCGGCGATCGGGGCGCTGCTTTCCGCACACCAGTCCATCGGTGTGCCGCAGCCGCTGAAGATGTTCGGTACCGCCGCGCAGAAGCAGCGCTTCCTGCCTCGTCTCGCCGCCGGTGCGGTCTCCGCGTTCCTGCTCACCGAGCCCGACGTCGGCAGCGACCCGGCCCGGCTGGCCACCACCGCCGAGCCGACCCCGGACGGCACCGGGTACCGGCTCAACGGGGTCAAGCTCTGGGCCACCAACGGCACGGTGGCCACCCTGCTGGTGGTGATGGCCCGGGTGCCCGCCAGCGCCGGGCGGCGCGGCGGGATCACCGCGTTCGTCGTCGAGAGCGACACCGAGGGCATCACCGTCGAGCGGCGCAACGCGTTCCTGGGCCTGCGCGGCCTGGAGAACAGCCAGACCCGCTTCCACGACGTGTTCGTGCCCAACGAGAACGTGATCGGTGGCGAGGGCAAGGGCCTGAAGATCGCCTTGACCACGTTGAACACCGGACGGCTCTCGCTGCCCGCGATGTGCGTGGGCGCGGGCAAGTGGGCCCTGAACGTGGCCCGCGAGTGGTCCGCCGAGCGGGTCCAGTGGGGCCGGTCGGTCGGAGACCATGAGGCCGTCGCGCAGAAACTGGCCTTCATCGCCGCGACCACGTACGGCATGGAGACCATGCTCGACCTGTGTTGTTTGCTCGCCGACGACGACCGCAACGACATCCGGATCGAGGCCGCGCTGGTCAAGCTGTACGCGAGCGAGATGGCCTGGCGGGTGGTCGACGAGCTGCTCCAGATCCGCGGCGGGCGGGGCTACGAGACCGCCGAGTCCCTCCGGGCCCGGGGAGAGCGCCCGGCAGAGGTCGAGCAGTTGCTACGTGACCTACGGATCAACCGGATCTTCGAGGGTTCCACCGAGATCATGCACCTGCTGATCGCCCGGGAGGCGGTGGACGCGCACCTGTCGGTGGCCGGTGACATCATCGATCCGGACGCGGGGCTGGGCCGTAGGGCGCGCGCCGGTGCCCGGGCGGGCGCGTTCTATGCGAAGTGGCTGCCGACGCTCGCGGTCGGCCGGGGGCAGGCACCTCGGGCATATGCCGAGTTCGGCCCGCTCGCCGGCCATGTGCGTCAGGTGGAACGGTTCTCTCGCAAGCTGGCCCGGTCGACGTTCTACGCGATGTCTCGCTGGCAGGGCAAGATGGAGCGGAAGCAGGTGTTCCTCGGCCGGGTGGTGGACATCGGCGCGGAGTTGTTCGCGATGTCGGCGGTCTGCGTTCGAGCGGTGGCCGAGCGGGCCGCCCATCCGGAGAACGTCGAGCTGGCCGACCTGTTCTGTCGGCAGGCCCGGGCTCGGGTGGAGGCCCTCTTCGTCGCCCTGTGGGACAACACCGACTCGGTCGACGCGATGGCTGCCAAGCGGATCCTCGCCGGCCGCTACGCCGCGCTGGAGGACGGCATCATCACCCCCGCGGCCGACCTGCCGTGGGTCGCCGGCTGGACGCCCGGCCCGTCGACCGAGACCGACGTCCGCCGTCGCATCCCACCTCCCGACTGA
- a CDS encoding ArsR/SmtB family transcription factor, whose translation MSSESGYDAFEGASELLRALSAPIRLAIVSELAEGERCVHELVDKLGAPQPLVSQHLRVLRGAGVVRGSRRGREIAYTLVDEHVAHIVTDAVSHAGENTTS comes from the coding sequence GTGAGCAGCGAGTCCGGCTACGACGCTTTCGAGGGAGCCAGCGAGCTGCTGCGTGCCCTGTCCGCCCCGATCCGGCTGGCCATCGTCAGCGAACTCGCCGAGGGCGAACGGTGCGTACACGAGTTGGTGGACAAGCTCGGCGCACCGCAGCCGCTGGTCTCTCAGCACCTGCGGGTGCTCCGCGGCGCCGGGGTGGTGCGGGGCTCCCGGCGCGGGCGGGAGATCGCCTACACGCTCGTTGACGAGCACGTCGCACACATCGTCACGGACGCGGTCAGCCACGCCGGCGAGAACACCACCTCCTGA
- a CDS encoding metal ABC transporter permease produces MELFQYPYMQRALIGALVIGLAAPALGIYLVQRRLALIGDGVGHVALTGVGAGLLLNRSPVLVAVIVASLGAIAIELVRARGRTSGDLALALLFYGGIAGGVMLVGLSDSTNASLHSYLFGSLSTISVTDLTTIAVLGVAILVTMLVLRPALFAIGHDEEYARVSGLPVRTLNLVLAVATAVTVTIAMRAVGVLLISALMVVPVAAAQQVTRGFRSTMTAAMALGLFAAGSGVYVAANADTAPGASVVLMAIASFAVVAIGGVGWRAWQRRRVAPADAPAVEPHEVVLSQS; encoded by the coding sequence ATGGAACTCTTCCAGTACCCGTACATGCAGCGTGCCCTGATCGGTGCGCTGGTCATCGGCCTGGCCGCCCCAGCGCTCGGCATCTACCTGGTGCAGCGGAGGCTGGCACTGATCGGCGACGGTGTGGGGCACGTGGCGCTCACCGGGGTCGGCGCCGGCCTGTTGCTCAACCGGTCCCCGGTGCTGGTGGCGGTGATCGTGGCCAGTCTCGGCGCAATCGCGATCGAGTTGGTGCGGGCCCGTGGGCGCACCTCCGGTGACCTGGCGCTCGCCCTGCTCTTCTACGGCGGCATCGCCGGGGGCGTGATGCTCGTCGGGCTCTCCGACAGCACCAACGCGAGTCTGCACTCGTACCTTTTCGGCTCGCTGTCCACCATCAGCGTGACTGACCTGACCACGATCGCCGTGCTCGGCGTGGCGATCCTGGTCACCATGCTGGTGTTGCGCCCGGCGCTGTTCGCGATCGGCCACGACGAGGAGTACGCCCGCGTCTCCGGGTTGCCCGTGCGTACGCTCAACCTGGTTCTCGCGGTCGCCACGGCGGTCACCGTCACCATCGCGATGCGCGCGGTCGGCGTCCTGCTGATCAGCGCGCTGATGGTGGTGCCGGTCGCCGCCGCCCAGCAGGTCACCCGTGGTTTCCGCAGCACGATGACGGCCGCCATGGCGCTCGGCCTCTTCGCCGCCGGGTCGGGCGTGTACGTGGCGGCCAACGCCGACACCGCCCCCGGCGCGTCGGTGGTGTTGATGGCGATCGCCTCGTTCGCGGTGGTGGCCATCGGCGGCGTGGGCTGGCGGGCGTGGCAGCGACGACGGGTCGCTCCGGCCGATGCGCCGGCCGTGGAGCCACACGAGGTCGTGCTGAGCCAGTCCTGA
- a CDS encoding metal ABC transporter ATP-binding protein, whose translation MTAPVTVTHAAVGYEGRAVLRDVSLTVAAGEVVAVLGANGSGKSTLIRAVLGLVPLSSGSVALFGRPARRFRQWHRIGYVPQRLGASGGVPATVREVVAAGRLARRGVLRPPARADRTAVATALAAVGLADRTGDPVSTLSGGQQQRVLIARALAGEPDLLILDEPTAGVDAASQEAFAGALKEFVVGGGTVLLVAHELGPLRSLISRAVVVHAGGIAHDGPVPEPAGHHADPDHDHVHPHGPNEPAGLWSA comes from the coding sequence ATGACCGCTCCCGTCACCGTGACCCACGCGGCGGTCGGCTACGAGGGCCGCGCCGTGCTGCGGGACGTCTCGCTGACCGTAGCCGCCGGTGAGGTGGTGGCGGTGCTCGGCGCCAACGGCTCCGGCAAGTCCACCCTGATCCGGGCCGTACTCGGACTCGTTCCGCTCAGCTCCGGGTCGGTCGCACTCTTCGGGCGGCCCGCGCGGCGGTTCCGGCAGTGGCACCGCATCGGGTACGTCCCGCAACGCCTCGGCGCCAGTGGCGGCGTACCGGCCACCGTCCGCGAGGTGGTGGCGGCTGGCCGGCTGGCCCGCCGGGGCGTCCTGCGCCCACCCGCCCGCGCGGACCGGACGGCGGTGGCGACCGCGCTCGCGGCGGTCGGCCTCGCCGACCGAACCGGCGACCCGGTGTCCACCCTCTCCGGGGGCCAGCAGCAGCGCGTCCTCATCGCGCGGGCCCTGGCCGGCGAGCCGGACCTGCTGATCCTCGACGAGCCGACCGCCGGGGTGGACGCGGCAAGCCAGGAGGCGTTCGCCGGAGCGCTCAAGGAGTTCGTGGTCGGCGGCGGCACCGTTCTCCTGGTGGCGCACGAGCTGGGGCCGCTGCGGTCGCTGATCTCCCGGGCCGTCGTCGTGCACGCCGGTGGGATCGCCCACGACGGCCCGGTGCCCGAGCCGGCCGGCCATCACGCCGACCCCGACCACGACCACGTACACCCGCACGGTCCGAACGAGCCCGCCGGTCTCTGGAGCGCGTGA
- a CDS encoding metal ABC transporter substrate-binding protein, producing the protein MNNRRVPRTLAAASAALLTLGAAACSDSQADADPQRVDVVAAFYPLQFLTQQIGGDTVTVSNLVKPGAEPHDIELSPSQVGDVAGAELIVYLKGFQPQVDDAVQQNSADRAFDVATVEPLLDATGDNHDHDHGHEGEAGHEGEAGHEGEGEAGHEGEAGTTDPHLWLDPTRLATVGDQLADRLAQADPEHADGYTARAKDLRTKLEQLDAEFTAGLKTCQRREIVVSHTAFGYLTTRYQLEQIGITGLSPEHEPSPQRLAEVIEEAKEHQATTIFFETLVSPKVAETIAAQVGAETAVLDPLEGLSADNGGDYFSVMRTNLANLQKALGCS; encoded by the coding sequence ATGAACAACCGCCGCGTTCCGCGTACCCTGGCCGCCGCCTCCGCCGCCCTACTCACCCTCGGCGCCGCCGCCTGCTCCGACAGCCAGGCAGACGCCGACCCGCAGCGAGTTGACGTGGTCGCCGCGTTCTACCCACTCCAGTTCCTGACCCAGCAGATCGGGGGCGATACGGTAACCGTCAGCAACCTGGTCAAGCCCGGCGCCGAGCCACACGACATCGAGCTGAGCCCGAGCCAGGTTGGTGACGTGGCAGGCGCGGAGCTGATCGTCTACCTCAAGGGCTTCCAACCGCAGGTCGACGACGCGGTGCAGCAGAACTCCGCCGACCGGGCGTTCGACGTGGCCACCGTCGAGCCGCTGCTCGACGCCACGGGCGACAACCACGACCACGACCACGGACACGAGGGCGAGGCCGGACACGAAGGTGAGGCCGGTCACGAAGGCGAAGGTGAAGCCGGACACGAGGGTGAGGCCGGCACCACGGATCCGCACCTGTGGCTGGACCCGACCCGGCTCGCCACCGTCGGCGACCAACTCGCCGACCGGCTCGCGCAGGCCGACCCCGAGCACGCCGACGGGTACACCGCCCGAGCGAAGGATCTCCGGACCAAGCTGGAGCAGCTCGACGCGGAGTTCACCGCCGGTCTGAAGACCTGCCAACGGCGGGAGATCGTGGTCAGCCACACCGCCTTCGGCTACCTGACCACGCGCTACCAGCTGGAGCAGATCGGCATCACCGGCCTGAGCCCGGAACACGAGCCGTCGCCGCAGCGGCTGGCCGAGGTGATCGAGGAGGCCAAGGAGCACCAGGCCACCACGATCTTCTTCGAGACGCTGGTCAGCCCGAAGGTCGCCGAGACCATCGCCGCCCAGGTCGGGGCCGAGACCGCGGTGCTCGACCCGCTCGAGGGGCTGTCCGCCGACAACGGCGGGGACTACTTCTCGGTGATGCGGACCAACCTCGCCAACCTGCAAAAGGCTCTGGGCTGCTCATGA
- a CDS encoding antibiotic biosynthesis monooxygenase family protein: MLVTNRFVVEADVVGDFTARAHAALTALAARPGYLRGQLVRALDDPRHWCLLTEWESVGTYRRALGSFDVKITAVPLLAESVDEPSAYEALATAAPGADVVVTASDRAAGPYR; encoded by the coding sequence GTGTTGGTGACCAACCGGTTCGTGGTCGAGGCCGATGTCGTCGGCGACTTCACCGCGCGGGCACACGCGGCGCTCACCGCGCTCGCCGCCCGCCCCGGTTACCTGCGCGGACAACTCGTCCGTGCACTGGATGACCCGCGGCACTGGTGCCTGCTCACCGAGTGGGAGTCGGTCGGCACCTATCGGCGAGCACTCGGCAGTTTCGACGTCAAGATCACCGCGGTTCCGTTGCTCGCCGAATCGGTCGATGAGCCGTCTGCGTACGAGGCCCTCGCCACGGCTGCCCCCGGCGCCGATGTAGTCGTGACGGCGAGCGATCGGGCCGCCGGTCCTTACCGGTGA
- a CDS encoding glycine--tRNA ligase, producing the protein MPADRIDAVVSLAKRRGFVFPSSEIYGGTRSAWDYGPLGVELKENVRRQWWRSMVQQRDDVVGLDSAVILARDVWAASGHLDAFVDPLTECQSCHKRFRADHLEETYEAKHGRPPASLGELNCPNCGNKGTFTEPRMFNGLMKTYLGPVESDEGLHYLRPETAQGIFVNYKNVETVARKKPPFGIAQTGKSFRNEITPGNFIFRTREFEQMEMEFFVEPGTDEGWHEYWLTERWNWYLDLGLTERNLRRYEHPQEKLSHYSKRTVDIEYRFQFGGTEFAELEGIANRTDFDLSTHSKHSGVDLSYFDQAKGERWIPYVIEPAAGLTRAVLAFLLEAYDEDEAPNTKGGVDKRTVMRFDPRLAPVKAAVLPLSRNEALSPKARQLAADLRQRWVVEFDDSQAIGRRYRRQDEIGTPFCVTVDFDTLDDNAVTVRNRDTMAQERISLDQVERYLIERLPGC; encoded by the coding sequence ATGCCAGCAGACCGTATCGACGCCGTTGTCAGCCTCGCCAAGCGTCGGGGTTTCGTCTTTCCGTCCAGCGAGATCTACGGGGGGACCCGGTCGGCGTGGGACTACGGCCCGCTCGGTGTGGAGCTGAAGGAAAACGTCCGCCGGCAGTGGTGGCGGAGCATGGTTCAGCAACGCGACGACGTGGTGGGCCTTGACTCCGCGGTGATCCTGGCCCGGGACGTCTGGGCCGCCTCCGGACACCTGGACGCGTTCGTCGACCCGTTGACCGAGTGTCAGTCCTGCCACAAGCGGTTCCGGGCCGACCACCTGGAGGAGACCTACGAGGCCAAGCACGGTCGCCCGCCGGCCTCGTTGGGCGAGCTGAACTGCCCGAACTGCGGTAACAAGGGCACCTTCACCGAACCGCGGATGTTCAACGGCCTGATGAAGACCTACCTGGGCCCGGTGGAGAGCGACGAGGGTCTGCACTATCTGCGACCGGAGACCGCACAGGGCATCTTCGTCAACTACAAGAACGTCGAGACGGTGGCCCGCAAGAAGCCGCCGTTCGGCATCGCCCAGACCGGCAAGTCCTTCCGTAACGAGATCACCCCCGGCAACTTCATCTTCCGGACCCGTGAGTTCGAGCAGATGGAGATGGAGTTCTTCGTCGAACCGGGCACCGACGAGGGCTGGCACGAGTACTGGCTCACCGAGCGTTGGAACTGGTACCTCGACCTCGGCCTCACCGAACGCAACCTGCGCCGGTACGAGCACCCGCAGGAGAAGCTCTCTCACTACTCGAAGCGCACCGTCGACATCGAGTACCGGTTCCAGTTCGGCGGCACCGAGTTCGCTGAGCTGGAGGGCATCGCCAACCGCACCGACTTCGACCTGTCCACGCACAGCAAGCACTCCGGAGTGGATCTGTCCTACTTTGACCAGGCCAAGGGCGAGCGGTGGATCCCGTATGTGATCGAGCCGGCGGCTGGTCTCACCCGCGCGGTGCTGGCGTTCCTGCTCGAGGCGTATGACGAGGACGAGGCACCGAACACCAAGGGCGGCGTGGACAAGCGCACGGTGATGCGCTTCGACCCGCGGCTTGCCCCGGTGAAGGCGGCGGTGCTGCCGCTGTCGCGCAACGAGGCACTGTCGCCGAAGGCCCGGCAACTCGCGGCAGACCTGCGTCAGCGCTGGGTGGTGGAGTTCGACGACTCGCAGGCCATCGGCCGCCGCTATCGCCGGCAGGACGAGATCGGTACCCCGTTCTGTGTGACGGTCGACTTCGACACCCTCGACGACAACGCGGTGACCGTGCGGAACCGGGACACCATGGCTCAGGAGCGGATCTCCCTGGACCAGGTCGAGCGGTACCTCATCGAACGCCTTCCCGGCTGCTAG
- the dusB gene encoding tRNA dihydrouridine synthase DusB, translated as MVTTTKAAPYRPLTIGRHQVWPPVVLAPMAGITNVGFRQLCREQGGGIYVCEMITTVALVERNPKTLRMIAFGGGESPRSLQLYGTDPEVTAAAVRIVVERDLADHIDLNFGCPVPKVTRKGGGAALPWRRRLFARLVTAAVDAASPAGVPVTVKMRKGIDDDHLTYVEAGLAAQDAGAAAVALHGRTAAQRYSGTADWDAIATLKAALDVPVLGNGDIWEADDALRMVAHTGVDGVVVGRGCLGRPWLFADLEAAFSGSPQRRLPTLGEVATTMRRHAELLVEQFSAGARSAARGERDGCTDFRKHVAWYLKGFPVGGELRRSLAMVESLVQLDDLLGKLDPAVPFPVETLGQPRGRTNSPGKVFLPNGWLDSRDDDAVPQGAELADSGG; from the coding sequence GTGGTGACCACGACGAAGGCTGCACCGTACCGTCCGCTGACCATCGGGCGGCATCAGGTGTGGCCGCCGGTGGTGCTGGCGCCGATGGCGGGCATCACCAACGTCGGGTTCCGCCAGCTTTGCCGGGAGCAGGGCGGTGGCATCTACGTCTGCGAGATGATCACGACGGTTGCGCTGGTCGAGCGGAATCCCAAGACCCTGCGCATGATCGCCTTCGGTGGGGGAGAGTCCCCCCGTAGCCTCCAGCTCTACGGCACCGATCCGGAGGTCACCGCCGCCGCTGTACGGATCGTCGTCGAGCGGGACCTCGCCGACCATATCGACCTGAACTTCGGCTGCCCGGTCCCGAAGGTCACCCGCAAGGGTGGTGGGGCGGCCCTGCCGTGGCGGCGTCGGCTCTTCGCCCGGCTGGTGACGGCTGCGGTGGACGCCGCGTCACCGGCCGGGGTGCCGGTCACGGTCAAGATGCGTAAGGGCATCGACGACGACCACCTGACGTACGTCGAGGCCGGTCTCGCCGCCCAGGACGCGGGTGCCGCGGCGGTGGCCCTGCACGGGCGTACGGCTGCCCAGCGCTATTCGGGTACCGCCGACTGGGACGCCATCGCGACGCTGAAAGCGGCGTTGGACGTGCCGGTGCTGGGTAACGGCGACATCTGGGAGGCCGACGACGCGCTGCGGATGGTGGCGCACACCGGCGTCGACGGGGTCGTGGTGGGGCGTGGCTGCCTCGGCCGACCGTGGCTCTTCGCCGACCTGGAGGCTGCCTTCTCTGGTTCGCCGCAACGGCGGCTGCCGACGTTGGGCGAGGTGGCGACAACCATGCGCCGGCACGCGGAGTTGCTGGTCGAGCAGTTCTCCGCGGGTGCCCGCAGTGCGGCGCGCGGTGAGCGGGATGGCTGCACCGACTTCCGGAAGCACGTCGCCTGGTATCTGAAGGGCTTCCCGGTCGGTGGTGAGCTCCGCCGGTCGCTCGCGATGGTCGAAAGCCTGGTGCAGCTCGACGACCTGCTCGGCAAGCTCGATCCGGCGGTGCCGTTCCCGGTGGAGACGCTGGGCCAGCCACGTGGCCGGACCAACTCGCCGGGCAAGGTCTTCCTCCCCAACGGGTGGCTGGACAGCCGCGACGACGACGCCGTGCCGCAGGGCGCGGAACTGGCCGATTCGGGCGGCTGA
- a CDS encoding C39 family peptidase produces MPTTILRNTALTAAGLITTGGAIAAPATTALAAPTTPHTTDTSRVLTVDYEAQPNFYYCGPAAARNALSVQGKDIDVDSMADRMGTTESGTDSINDITPILNTETGNDVYRSVEISTPTANDKQTDTLRDDITRTVDDGRAVVANIAGTATDTNGDTHSFAGGHYITVNGYRDAGNEVKIADSANPNTAEYWITTEALADWIATRGYSTN; encoded by the coding sequence ATGCCTACCACCATCCTGCGCAACACCGCCCTGACCGCAGCCGGCCTCATCACCACCGGCGGCGCCATCGCCGCCCCCGCCACCACCGCCCTCGCCGCCCCCACCACACCCCACACCACCGACACCAGCCGCGTACTCACCGTCGACTACGAAGCCCAACCAAACTTCTACTACTGCGGCCCCGCCGCCGCCCGCAACGCCCTATCCGTCCAGGGCAAGGACATCGACGTCGACTCCATGGCCGACCGCATGGGCACCACCGAATCCGGCACCGACTCCATCAACGACATCACCCCCATCCTGAACACCGAAACCGGCAACGACGTATACCGCAGCGTCGAAATCTCCACCCCCACCGCCAACGACAAGCAAACCGACACCCTCCGCGACGACATCACCCGCACCGTCGACGACGGCCGCGCCGTCGTCGCCAACATCGCCGGCACCGCCACCGACACCAACGGCGACACACACTCCTTCGCCGGCGGCCACTACATCACCGTCAACGGCTACCGCGACGCCGGCAACGAAGTCAAAATCGCCGACTCCGCCAACCCGAACACCGCCGAATACTGGATCACCACCGAAGCACTCGCCGACTGGATCGCCACCCGCGGCTACTCCACCAACTGA
- a CDS encoding beta-N-acetylhexosaminidase, translating to MHPTPATSPQQPEHRPAAAPATSATSGTEPTANVVEVEPTATAQAVVPAAVQPAAGELARLAAQEAGTQLTPAPTRLGDVVPAPELVRPEPAADFTLPADTTIRVSPDPTALAVAERLADLLRPATGYPLPVVEADHPEPAGGLALVLAEQPALGLEGYQLDVTPTGVRISAATAAGLHHGTQTLRQLLPAAIESTTPVRTTWTLPGGSITDRPRFPYRGAMLDVARHFFGVDEVLQVIDHLARYKLNHLHLHLTDDQGWRIAVESRPRLTTIGGSTAVGDAPGGWYTPADYQRIVAYAADRHLTVVPEIDLPGHTNAALTAYPELAPDGTTPAPYTGTDVGFSYVDPANARTYEFVTDVLEEVAARTPGPFLHIGGDEAFKVKGTAYTGFVERVQHIVAGLGKTVVGWHQLAPAAHNEGRVLQWWGTDGADPATADAVRRGARLILSPGNHAYLDMKYAPDTPIGHDWAGLIDVRRAYDWDPATQVADVPAAAVLGVEAPLWTESVTSLAEVEFMLLPRLPAIAELGWSPRATHDWAAFRARLAGQGPRWASAGIAFHRSPEIPWPGSPTDPPAASVPTPAPRPRDPHTGRG from the coding sequence GTGCACCCCACCCCCGCCACCTCGCCGCAGCAGCCGGAGCACCGGCCTGCCGCAGCACCCGCGACCTCGGCCACCTCGGGCACCGAGCCGACCGCCAACGTCGTCGAGGTCGAGCCGACGGCAACCGCCCAGGCGGTCGTGCCAGCGGCGGTCCAGCCGGCGGCGGGCGAGCTGGCCCGACTGGCGGCCCAGGAGGCGGGCACCCAGCTCACGCCCGCCCCGACCCGACTGGGCGACGTGGTACCCGCACCCGAACTGGTGCGGCCGGAGCCCGCCGCCGACTTCACGCTGCCGGCCGACACCACGATCCGGGTCAGCCCCGACCCCACCGCGCTGGCCGTCGCCGAACGCCTCGCCGACCTGCTCCGACCGGCCACCGGATACCCACTCCCGGTCGTCGAGGCCGATCACCCCGAGCCGGCCGGCGGCCTCGCACTCGTCCTCGCCGAACAGCCAGCCCTCGGCCTCGAGGGCTACCAACTCGACGTGACGCCGACCGGCGTCCGGATCAGCGCCGCGACCGCGGCCGGGCTCCACCACGGCACCCAGACCCTGCGGCAGCTTCTCCCCGCCGCGATCGAGAGCACCACACCGGTGCGCACCACCTGGACGCTACCCGGCGGGTCGATCACCGATCGCCCCCGTTTCCCGTACCGGGGCGCCATGCTCGACGTGGCCCGCCACTTCTTCGGAGTCGACGAGGTGCTACAGGTGATCGACCACCTCGCCCGGTACAAGCTCAATCACCTGCACCTGCACCTCACCGACGACCAGGGTTGGCGGATCGCGGTCGAATCCCGGCCGAGACTGACCACGATCGGCGGCAGCACCGCGGTCGGCGACGCCCCCGGGGGGTGGTACACCCCAGCCGACTACCAGCGGATCGTCGCGTACGCGGCCGACCGGCACCTCACCGTCGTTCCGGAGATCGACCTGCCGGGCCACACCAACGCCGCGCTGACCGCGTACCCGGAACTGGCCCCGGACGGGACCACGCCCGCGCCCTACACCGGCACCGACGTCGGGTTCAGCTACGTCGACCCGGCCAACGCCCGAACGTACGAATTCGTCACCGACGTGTTGGAGGAGGTCGCTGCCCGCACTCCCGGGCCGTTCCTGCACATCGGCGGGGACGAGGCGTTCAAGGTGAAGGGAACGGCGTACACCGGATTCGTCGAGCGGGTGCAACACATCGTGGCCGGACTCGGCAAAACCGTCGTGGGCTGGCACCAACTGGCTCCGGCGGCACACAACGAGGGGCGGGTGCTCCAGTGGTGGGGCACCGACGGTGCCGATCCGGCGACCGCCGACGCGGTCCGTCGGGGCGCACGGCTGATCCTCTCCCCCGGTAACCACGCATACCTGGATATGAAGTACGCCCCGGACACCCCGATCGGGCACGACTGGGCCGGCCTGATCGACGTACGGCGGGCGTACGACTGGGATCCGGCGACCCAGGTGGCAGACGTTCCGGCAGCGGCGGTGCTGGGAGTGGAGGCCCCGCTCTGGACCGAGTCGGTCACCTCGCTGGCAGAGGTCGAGTTCATGCTGCTGCCCCGGCTACCCGCCATCGCGGAACTCGGTTGGTCGCCGCGAGCCACCCACGACTGGGCAGCGTTCCGCGCACGGCTGGCCGGGCAGGGGCCCCGCTGGGCGTCGGCCGGCATCGCCTTCCACCGCTCACCCGAGATTCCCTGGCCAGGGTCGCCTACCGACCCGCCGGCAGCGAGCGTCCCGACACCCGCGCCGCGTCCCCGAGACCCGCACACCGGGCGCGGATAG